From the Lolium rigidum isolate FL_2022 chromosome 2, APGP_CSIRO_Lrig_0.1, whole genome shotgun sequence genome, one window contains:
- the LOC124690580 gene encoding uncharacterized protein LOC124690580, translated as MVDDVQSLDTEWVISSNPYPIRLTLRQIRNILKVDEYMDANCFNMAVRILACHDIQLVRDIPVHYMDLNFCWMSQYARDPRRNEKLDITKLSHLFECWPDSNEYHISEYNMDDIEMRRQFVVHILKYEGNEALNNIPAMERSIIDDIRRWTFMKEA; from the exons ATGGTTGATGATGTCCAATCATTGGA TACCGAATGGGTGATAAGCTCTAATCCTTATCCAATTAGATTAACTCTAAGACAGATAAGGAACATATTGAAGGTGGATGAATATATGGACGCAAATTGCTTTAACATGGCTGTGCGGATACTAGCATGCCATGACATCCAGCTTGTTAGAGATATTCCCGTTCATTACATGGATCTGAACTTTTGT TGGATGTCCCAATATGCACGAGATCCAAGGCGCAATGAAAAGTTGGATATTACTAAGTTGTCACATTTGTTTGAATGTTGGCCTGATAGCAATGAGTACCATATCTCAGAATACAATATG GATGATATTGAAATGAGGAGGCAATTTGTGGTTCACATTTTGAAGTACGAGGGGAATGAGGCTCTAAACAATATCCCAGCCATGGAACGAAGCATTATAGATGACATACGTAGATGGACTTTTATGAAAGAAGCATAA